The proteins below come from a single Triticum aestivum cultivar Chinese Spring chromosome 5D, IWGSC CS RefSeq v2.1, whole genome shotgun sequence genomic window:
- the LOC123122138 gene encoding uncharacterized protein, with protein sequence MDRRRRRLAPPVMPLPAPAPPLDNDDLLREILLLLPPQPSSLLRASVVCKRWRRLVSDPGFRRRFRAHYRKPPLLGCFYLDLDIGYVFTPTLDPPDRIPAARFSLPQQRCRDERLAFVECRHGLALFLNKNRPEAVVWNPISGHQRRVAFPTEFGNTREMDILYAAVLCAAGDDDPCHVHGDCDLSSFKLALVRGGEDNASVSVCLYKSKSGLWGNVISATKDWYTLSSRRMHGVLVGNALYWWFIQVIEGVILEFDFEMQKLVVVEKPVDQGRRSGFQIVRKEESSLGLIMLTELTMRLWERKVNSDDVATWALQKTIDLTKHLWPRQSVQVFWTRIQGYDEDHNVIFLGTSSGSFMIQLDSMQFDNRFQFKSIFTHFPYTSFYAADWAAGGRDDGTEMSSSTSPNCPIR encoded by the exons atggaccgccgccgccgccgtcttgcgcCCCCCGTCATGCCGCTCCCGGCGCCTGCGCCGCCGCTGGACAACGACGACCTCCTCCGTGAGATCCTACTCCTCCTTCCTCCGCAGCCGTCCTCCCTACTCCGCGCCTCCGTGGTCTGCAAGCGCTGGCGCCGCCTCGTCTCCGATCCGGGCTTCCGCCGCCGCTTCCGCGCGCACTACCGGAAGCCCCCACTCCTCGGCTGCTTCTACTTGGACCTAGATATCGGTTACGTCTTCACTCCCACGCTGGATCCGCCCGACCGCATCCCCGCCGCGCGTTTCTCCCTGCCGCAGCAGCGCTGCCGCGACGAGAGGTTGGCCTTTGTGGAATGCCGCCACGGCCTAGCCCTTTTCCTCAACAAGAATCGGCCCGAGGCCGTGGTGTGGAACCCCATCTCCGGTCACCAGCGCCGAGTAGCTTTTCCAACAGAGTTTGGCAACACTAGAGAGATGGACATCCTATACGCGGCGGTGCTCTGCGCTGCCGGTGACGACGACCCTTGCCATGTGCACGGTGACTGCGACTTGAGCTCTTTTAAATTGGCTTTGGTGCGAGGTGGTGAAGACAACGCAAGTGTATCTGTATGCCTCTACAAATCCAAGTCTGGCCTATGGGGAAATGTTATCTCAGCAACTAAAGATTGGTACACATTGAGTAGTCGGAGAATGCACGGTGTCCTGGTTGGGAATGCACTTTATTGGTGGTTTATCCAAGTAATTGAAGGTGTTATCCTTGAGTTTGATTTTGAAATGCAGAAGCTTGTTGTAGTTGAGAAGCCAGTAGACCAAGGTCGTCGTTCTGGCTTTCAGATCGTGCGGAAAGAGGAAAGTAGTCTTGGACTCATCATGTTGACAGAACTGACCATGCGGCTGTGGGAGCGAAAGGTCAATTCTGATGATGTTGCTACATGGGCCCTTCAGAAAACCATTGATCTGACAAAGCACCTTTGGCCAAGACAGTCCGTCCAGGTCTTCTGGACCAGGATACAGGGGTACGATGAGGATCACAATGTGATATTTCTGGGGACATCTAGTGGTTCCTTCATGATTCAACTCGACTCAATGCAGTTCGATAACCGTTTTCAATTCAAGTCCATCTTCACCCATTTCCCCTACACAAGCTTTTATGCTGCAG ACTGGGCAGCTGGTGGTAGAGATGATGGAACTGAAATGTCAAGCAGTACATCACCTAATTGTCCTATCAGATAA
- the LOC123122135 gene encoding beta-glucosidase 31: MRTAGRTPATRTLSCVLFLLVAVASLASAAAITKGDFPPGFVFGTGSSAYQIEGAVAEDGRKPSIWDTFTHSGYSADGATADVTADQYHKYKEDVKLLSQMGVDAYRFSIAWPRLIPDGRGAVNPKGLEYYNNLINELLSHGIQPHVTIYHFDFPQALQDEYHGMLSRKFIDDYTAYADVCFKNFGDRVKYWSTVNEPNIEPIGGYDVGFLPPRRCSSPFGISCDNGNSTTEPYIVAHHLLLAHASAASLYKEKYQGKQGGKLGLTLLCWWFEPATQTPEDMTAAARMNDFHIGWYMHPLVHGDYPPVMRKNVGSRLPSFTAEELKRVRGSFDFVGFNHYGAAYVKADLSKLDQKLRDYMGDAAVKYDTVPFLNSKNQLLFGLKMGFMSSTAWSMRKMLEHLQVKYKNPVVMIHENGAASIADPSGRNAPDDEFRSQYLQDYIEATLQSSRNGSNVQGYFVWSFLDVFEYLFGYRMGYGLYGVDFSSKERTRYQKHSAKWFAGFLHGGELRPAALPGKAYSQ, translated from the exons ATGAGGACGGCGGGCCggacgccggcgacgaggacgcTCTCGTGTGTCCTTTTCCTTCTCGTCGCCGTCGCGTCTCTGGCgtccgccgccgccatcaccaaGGGCGACTTCCCGCCGGGGTTCGTCTTCGGCACCGGCTCCTCTGCTTACCAG ATTGAAGGTGCGGTTGCAGAGGACGGAAGAAAACCCAGCATCTGGGACACATTCACGCACTCAG GTTACTCTGCCGATGGAGCCACTGCTGATGTGACTGCAGATCAGTATCATAAGTACAAG GAAGATGTAAAGCTTTTGAGCCAGATGGGCGTGGACGCATATAGATTTTCCATTGCCTGGCCTCGGCTTATTCCTG ATGGCCGAGGAGCTGTCAATCCAAAAGGACTGGAGTACTACAACAACCTTATCAATGAACTCCTTAGTCATG GAATTCAGCCTCACGTAACGATATATCATTTCGACTTCCCTCAGGCTCTTCAAGATGAATACCATGGGATGCTTAGTCGTAAATTCAT AGATGACTACACGGCGTATGCAGATGTGTGCTTCAAGAACTTTGGCGACAGGGTGAAATACTGGAGCACCGTGAATGAGCCAAACATTGAGCCCATTGGCGGATACGATGTAGGATTCCTTCCACCACGGCGATGCTCCTCCCCATTCGGCATCAGTTGCGACAATGGCAACTCTACCACTGAGCCCTACATAGTAGCTCACCATCTTCTGCTTGCACATGCCTCAGCAGCGTCCCTGTATAAAGAGAAGTATCAG GGCAAGCAAGGAGGAAAACTTGGACTCACATTGCTCTGCTGGTGGTTCGAGCCTGCAACACAAACACCTGAGGATATGACAGCAGCTGCAAGGATGAATGACTTCCACATTGGATG GTATATGCATCCATTGGTGCATGGAGACTACCCACCAGTGATGAGGAAGAATGTTGGGTCCAGGCTACCATCTTTCACCGCTGAAGAGCTAAAGAGAGTGCGTGGGTCTTTTGATTTTGTCGGATTTAACCATTACGGTGCCGCTTATGTGAAGGCTGATCTTAGCAAGCTGGATCAGAAGCTGAGAGATTACATGGGTGATGCAGCCGTGAAATATGACACCG TGCCATTTTTGAACTCAAAGAACCAG CTCCTGTTTGGGTTGAAAATGGGTTTCATGTCATCAACAGCGTGGTCTATGAGGAAAATGCTGGAGCATCTGCAGGTCAAATACAAGAACCCTGTGGTCATGATCCACGAGAATG GAGCTGCCAGCATTGCTGATCCCTCCGGTAGGAACGCCCCCGACGATGAGTTCAGGTCGCAGTACCTGCAGGATTACATCGAGGCGACCCTCCAATCCAGCAG GAACGGCTCGAATGTGCAGGGCTATTTCGTGTGGTCATTCCTGGACGTATTCGAGTACCTCTTCGGCTACCGCATGGGCTATGGCCTCTACGGTGTGGACTTCAGCTCCAAGGAGAGGACGAGGTACCAGAAGCACTCCGCCAAGTGGTTCGCCGGTTTCCTCCATGGTGGTGAGCTCAGGCCGGCGGCTCTGCCCGGCAAGGCCTATTCCCAATGA